A genomic window from Glycine soja cultivar W05 chromosome 10, ASM419377v2, whole genome shotgun sequence includes:
- the LOC114371996 gene encoding ras-related protein Rab7-like has product MSLRRRTLLKVIVLGDSGVGKTSLMNQYVHKKFSQQYKATIGADFVTKELQIDDRLVTLQIWDTAGQERFQSLGVAFYRGADCCVLVYDVNVMKSFDTLENWHEEFLKQANPPDPRAFPFILLGNKIDIDGGNSRVVSEKKAKDWCASKGNIPYFETSAKEDYNVDAAFLCIAKAALANEHEQDIYFQGIPEAAVPENEQRSGCAC; this is encoded by the exons ATGTCGTTGCGCAGGCGAACCTTGCTCAAGGTCATTGTTCTCGGCGATAGCGG GGTTGGAAAGACCTCGTTGATGAATCA ATACGTGCACAAGAAGTTTAGTCAGCAATATAAGGCTACCATTGGGGCTGATTTTGTCACCAAAGAGCTTCAGATTGATGACAGACTTGTCACTCTACAA ATATGGGACACTGCTGGGCAAGAGAGATTCCAGAGTCTCGGGGTTGCATTTTACAGAGGTGCCGATTGCTGTGTTCTTGTGTATGATGTGAATGTGATGAAATCGTTTGATACCCTTGAGAACTGGCACGAGGAGTTTCTCAAACAG GCAAACCCTCCTGATCCAAGGGCATTTCCGTTTATTTTACTCGGAAACAAGATCGATATTGACGGTGGGAATAGTCGAGTG GTTTCTGAGAAGAAAGCGAAGGACTGGTGTGCCTCAAAAGGGAATATTCCCTACTTTGAAACATCTGCAAAAGAGGATTACAATGTTGATGCTGCATTCCTGTGTATTGCCAAGGCTGCTCTAGCCAATGAGCACGAACAAGACAT ATATTTTCAAGGGATTCCTGAGGCAGCAGTTCCAGAGAATGAGCAGAGGAGTGGATGTGCATGCTGA
- the LOC114371995 gene encoding F-box/kelch-repeat protein At3g23880-like: protein MPCKLASPLWLLPEELISEILFRVPVRSLLQFRCVCKSWKTLISHPQFAMHRLRTSIAHPNIAHQQLTSSKLVSYSVHSLLQNSSIPEQGHYYSSTSHKYRILGSCNGLLCLSDINLTHVVLCNPSIRSQSKKFQIMVSPRSCFTYYCFGYDHVNDKYKLLVVVGSFQKSVTKLYTFGADCYCSKVIQNFPCHPTRKPGKFVSGTLNWIAKRDLNNDDQQRMILSFDLATETYGEVLLPDGDHDKICSPTLDVLRDCLCVCFSDYRKGHWIVWLMKEYGVPNSWTKLVTIPYIKLGICRWSHLFVPLCISENGVLLLKTTSSKLVIYNLNDGRMDYLRIVDELGFDIHVYHESLVSPQF, encoded by the coding sequence ATGCCCTGCAAACTTGCTTCTCCATTGTGGCTCTTACCAGAGGAACTCATCTCGGAGATCCTCTTTAGGGTTCCGGTGAGATCCCTTCTGCAATTCAGATGCGTCTGCAAATCATGGAAAACCCTAATCTCCCATCCCCAATTCGCCATGCACCGCCTTCGTACCTCAATCGCCCATCCAAACATTGCCCACCAACAATTGACCTCTTCCAAACTCGTATCATACTCTGTGCATTCACTGCTGCAAAACTCTTCAATCCCTGAACAAGGCCATTATTACTCCTCGACGAGTCACAAGTACCGCATTCTTGGTTCCTGCAATGGCTTATTGTGTTTGTCTGATATTAACTTAACCCATGTCGTATTGTGCAACCCTTCCATCAGATCGCAATCCAAAAAATTCCAAATCATGGTTTCGCCTCGGAGTTGTTTCACTTACTATTGCTTTGGCTATGATCACGTGAACGACAAGTACAAGTTGCTGGTTGTTGTGGGTAGTTTTCAAAAATCCGTCACCAAATTATATACCTTTGGTGCAGATTGTTATTGTAGCAAGGTGATTCAGAATTTCCCGTGTCATCCCACCAGGAAGCCAGGGAAGTTTGTGAGTGGCACTCTTAATTGGATCGCGAAAAGAGACCTAAACAACGACGATCAACAAAGGATGATTCTTTCCTTCGATTTGGCGACGGAGACCTATGGCGAAGTGTTGCTGCCTGATGGGGACCATGACAAGATTTGTAGTCCTACATTGGATGTCTTGCGTGACTGTCTTTGTGTTTGTTTCTCTGACTATAGAAAAGGTCATTGGATTGTGTGGCTCATGAAGGAGTATGGGGTTCCAAATTCTTGGACTAAATTGGTGACCATCCCTTACATTAAGCTTGGGATTTGTAGATGGTCTCACTTGTTTGTGCCATTGTGCATTTCAGAAAATGGTGTTCTTCTCCTCAAGACTACATCTTCCAAATTAGTTATTTACAATTTGAATGATGGTAGGATGGACTATCTTAGGATTGTGGATGAACTTGGGTTTGATATTCATGTTTATCATGAAAGTTTGGTTTCACCACAATTTTAA